From a region of the Buteo buteo chromosome 7, bButBut1.hap1.1, whole genome shotgun sequence genome:
- the LOC142033347 gene encoding phospholipid scramblase family member 5-like — MASQESQGQTNPIFKDYLPGSSDLPEQNKPVEPTSLWKQTSHTHNLPPGLEYLSQLDRIIIHQQVDLLEAILGTETSSKYEIKNHLGQRVYFAVEENDCFDRNLCSPIRSFTIRIADNVGREVITVNRPLRCNSCWFPCFLQELEVQSPPGTIAGYVVQKWDPFLPKFTIQNESKEDVLKIIGPYATCGCFEDVDFEVKALNEMSTIGKISKYWSGFVNNVFTNTANFGIQVPVDLDVRIKAVMIGACFLIDLMFFENSLDGL, encoded by the exons ATGGCCTCTCAAG AATCTCAGGGACAAACGAACCCAATCTTTAAGGATTACCTCCCTGGTTCTTCTGACCTTCCTGAACAGAATAAGCCTGTTGAACCAACAAGTCTCTGGAAGCAAACATCACACACTCATAACTTGCCACCTGGTCTGGAGTACCTGAGCCAG ctggaTAGGATAATTATTCATCAGCAAGTGGATCTTCTTGAAG cCATACTTGGCACAGAGACCTCCAGCAAATATGAGATAAAAAACCATTTGGGACAAAGAGTTTACTTTGCAGTAGAAGAAAATGATTGCTTTGATCGTAACTTGTGTTCGCCTATAAGGTCTTTCACCATAAGGATTGCTGATAACGTGGGCCGAGAAGTGATTACAGTGAACAGACCCTTGAGATGCAACAGCTGCTGGTTCCCCTGCTTCCTGCAAGAG TTAGAAGTTCAGTCCCCACCAGGTACAATAGCTGGGTATGTTGTACAGAAGTGGGACCCCTTTCTGCCAAAGTTTACTATACAGAATGAAAGTAAAGAAGATGTACTAAAAATAATTGGCCCATATGCAACCTGTGGCTGTTTTGAAGATGTTGACTTTGAG GTGAAAGCTCTCAATGAGATGTCAACGATTGGCAAAATTTCCAAGTACTGGTCTGGATTTGTAAACAATGTCTTTACCAACACCGCCAACTTTGGGATCCAGGTCCCTGTAGATCTTGATGTGAGAATCAAGGCAGTAATGATTGGTGCTTGTTTCCTCATT gACTTAATGTTCTTTGAAAACTCTTTAGATGGATTATAA